In Phragmitibacter flavus, a single genomic region encodes these proteins:
- a CDS encoding L,D-transpeptidase family protein — MNPPFPSVLPAICCILLLGCHTMQSPLPAPTIPPEFLTAVDPTCTQIVVVQASTISSTAGHLWLLERHLDQWQSTLGPSPVSLGRNGLAWGIGEHSIQRPASIPLKREGDKRTPLGVFRIPYAFGEAASVHSNLPYHRMTPHHAGVDDPNSHHYNQIVDTREVTRDWQSAESMIPSGGSYRLGLFVTHNPKNRPHSGSCIFLHLWPTPNEPTSGCTAMSEETMRLLLEKLHPRARPHLIQFVAVQ; from the coding sequence TTGAATCCCCCCTTCCCATCAGTCCTGCCCGCCATCTGCTGCATCCTCCTCCTCGGCTGTCACACCATGCAAAGCCCGCTTCCCGCTCCAACCATACCGCCCGAATTCCTCACCGCTGTTGATCCCACTTGCACTCAGATCGTCGTCGTTCAGGCAAGCACCATCTCGTCCACTGCCGGACACCTCTGGCTGCTCGAACGACACCTTGATCAATGGCAATCCACCCTCGGTCCCAGCCCCGTTTCACTGGGTCGTAATGGCCTTGCATGGGGCATCGGCGAACACTCTATCCAACGACCGGCCTCCATTCCCCTGAAACGCGAAGGCGACAAACGCACTCCCCTTGGTGTGTTCCGAATTCCGTATGCTTTTGGAGAAGCCGCCTCAGTCCACTCCAACCTCCCCTACCATCGGATGACCCCCCACCATGCGGGGGTTGATGACCCAAACTCGCACCATTACAACCAGATCGTCGACACTCGTGAAGTCACCCGCGATTGGCAGAGCGCCGAGTCCATGATCCCGTCTGGAGGAAGCTATCGGCTCGGCCTGTTCGTCACCCACAATCCGAAAAATCGCCCCCACTCCGGCTCCTGCATCTTCCTCCATCTCTGGCCAACCCCCAACGAACCCACCTCAGGCTGCACCGCCATGTCTGAAGAAACCATGCGTCTTTTGCTCGAAAAACTTCATCCCCGTGCACGACCTCACCTCATCCAATTTGTCGCCGTGCAATAA
- a CDS encoding beta strand repeat-containing protein, which produces MRFYFRSLSMLAAVAGLSYCGADVNAATMVWDVNSGTDGAQDGNGTWTNGAGNWFNETVPLQNQNWNNAANDTAVFGAGGTLVSQTVTVSGTVNTNGMVFRPLVATSPAYIFGGAGTVALASGSTISVLDGASGLGANQRITFGSAISGENLTIQKTGGSALALMTISGTNSLTGTLSLRNTGAATGGLFVQVNGQSSLPSGTLTAVDGGADATLVLGARGAWAVPFVLSGVGAGGRGAIRMDANGTILTGSITLAGNASITSNTGSTLSTINSNIGQSVGPFSLTLGRQGAGTNTVVLGGNNTFTGGLTIDINEVRINNLGALNSAAPNVVTFASSANNKGLVLNGFSVSVAGLVSSGGTGTISVRNSNAAAATLTIDTPTLGASPFGGVIEDGVGGGALSVVKNGAGTQALSGANTFTGGLTLNAGQLNINSATALGATASTFTINGGTVGNSSGGAIVNANNNAIVWNGNFIASPSSALDLGVGAISLGSAAGTVRDVNVTGVLSLTLGGSISDGATATGVSKSGGGTLVLGGIDSTYTGLTSVTGGNLRIRSDKALGGTAAGTILAANTRLQLENNITVTGEELITPYIENLSGANTWNGNVQAAIGATLTLDAAAGTLRITGDVNAASTDLVAHTFNVIGSGTGEVVGAISGTLSVNKTGSGTWVFSGANVYTSATNINGGNLQIGRLGVGQSGTGAVNLTNVSSVLSGTGNVRGNVSVTNGMIRAGDNGGAGVGTLMFATSVTFSPSSLATVGEFTLLSNGVGDKLSIASNLTLNANSRFDVVFDPTYTLTVGDSWDIVDWGGSLGLNGFDVGGDRDGAGDALDNLNLPDLTLLAGYSGQIWQVTNFSGSGALTVSIANVPEPTRVLLLAGGMLGWWWRRRRWRWVGGLIWTGE; this is translated from the coding sequence ATGCGTTTTTATTTCAGGTCTTTGTCGATGCTGGCAGCGGTGGCTGGATTGAGTTATTGCGGGGCTGATGTGAACGCGGCCACGATGGTTTGGGATGTCAACTCGGGAACCGACGGGGCTCAGGATGGCAATGGGACGTGGACGAATGGTGCTGGGAACTGGTTCAATGAAACGGTGCCGTTGCAGAATCAGAATTGGAACAATGCGGCCAATGATACGGCAGTTTTCGGTGCGGGCGGAACGTTGGTCAGCCAGACGGTGACGGTTTCAGGGACGGTTAACACGAATGGGATGGTGTTCCGTCCTTTGGTGGCGACCTCCCCGGCCTATATTTTTGGTGGAGCAGGCACTGTGGCATTGGCTTCCGGATCGACGATTTCGGTTTTGGATGGTGCGTCGGGCCTTGGTGCCAATCAACGGATCACTTTTGGGTCGGCGATTTCGGGGGAGAATTTAACGATCCAGAAAACCGGCGGATCGGCTCTGGCTTTGATGACGATTTCGGGAACGAATAGTTTGACGGGCACCTTGTCGCTTCGGAATACAGGAGCAGCCACTGGCGGACTTTTTGTGCAGGTGAACGGACAGAGTTCTCTGCCTTCGGGGACTTTAACGGCGGTGGACGGGGGGGCGGATGCGACGCTGGTGCTTGGGGCGAGGGGGGCTTGGGCAGTGCCGTTTGTTTTGAGTGGCGTTGGAGCTGGCGGCAGGGGCGCAATCCGTATGGATGCCAATGGCACGATCCTGACCGGCAGCATCACCTTGGCAGGCAATGCGAGCATCACGAGCAATACGGGGTCGACTCTTTCCACGATCAACTCGAACATTGGTCAGTCGGTGGGGCCGTTTAGTCTGACGTTGGGACGTCAAGGCGCTGGCACCAATACGGTGGTGCTGGGCGGTAACAACACCTTTACTGGCGGGCTGACGATTGATATCAATGAAGTGAGGATCAACAACCTGGGAGCGTTGAATTCAGCGGCTCCGAATGTGGTGACTTTTGCCTCCAGCGCCAACAACAAAGGTTTGGTGCTTAATGGATTTTCGGTGAGTGTGGCTGGTTTGGTTTCATCGGGTGGGACGGGCACCATCAGTGTGAGAAATTCGAATGCCGCAGCGGCGACTCTGACGATTGATACGCCCACCTTGGGGGCGTCGCCTTTTGGTGGGGTGATTGAGGATGGCGTGGGTGGCGGCGCTCTGTCAGTGGTGAAGAACGGGGCGGGAACTCAGGCACTTAGTGGGGCCAACACGTTTACGGGCGGACTGACCTTGAATGCAGGCCAGCTCAATATCAACAGCGCGACGGCCTTGGGAGCGACAGCCAGCACGTTTACCATTAACGGCGGCACGGTAGGCAACAGCAGTGGTGGGGCAATCGTGAACGCCAACAACAACGCCATTGTTTGGAATGGGAATTTCATCGCTTCTCCATCGTCGGCATTGGATCTTGGTGTTGGGGCAATTTCTTTGGGATCAGCTGCCGGCACCGTTCGTGATGTGAATGTGACGGGTGTGCTGTCACTGACTTTAGGCGGCAGTATTTCCGATGGCGCCACTGCCACTGGAGTTAGCAAATCGGGAGGAGGCACGCTGGTATTGGGTGGGATTGACAGCACTTACACGGGGCTAACTTCGGTGACGGGTGGGAATCTTCGAATTCGCAGTGACAAGGCGTTGGGCGGCACGGCGGCGGGAACCATTTTGGCAGCGAATACGCGCCTTCAGTTGGAGAACAACATCACGGTGACGGGCGAGGAACTTATCACGCCTTATATTGAAAACCTAAGCGGTGCCAACACTTGGAATGGCAATGTGCAGGCGGCGATTGGAGCGACTTTGACGTTGGATGCTGCGGCGGGAACTTTGCGGATTACCGGAGATGTCAATGCGGCTTCGACAGATCTCGTTGCGCATACTTTTAACGTGATTGGGTCGGGGACGGGCGAGGTGGTGGGAGCGATCTCTGGAACGCTTAGCGTTAACAAGACGGGAAGCGGCACATGGGTGTTTAGTGGGGCGAATGTTTACACGAGCGCCACCAATATCAATGGAGGCAACTTACAGATTGGCAGGTTGGGGGTTGGGCAAAGTGGCACGGGCGCGGTGAATTTGACGAATGTGAGTTCGGTATTGTCCGGGACGGGTAATGTGCGTGGCAATGTGAGTGTCACCAATGGCATGATCCGCGCGGGAGACAATGGGGGGGCGGGGGTGGGAACGTTGATGTTTGCCACGAGTGTGACGTTCAGTCCAAGTTCGTTGGCGACGGTGGGTGAGTTTACTTTGTTGAGCAACGGGGTCGGGGACAAACTTAGCATCGCGAGCAATCTTACCTTGAATGCGAACAGTCGTTTTGATGTGGTTTTTGATCCCACTTATACGCTGACGGTGGGTGACTCATGGGACATTGTCGATTGGGGTGGCAGCCTGGGGTTGAATGGGTTTGATGTGGGTGGGGATCGTGATGGGGCGGGGGATGCGCTGGACAACCTCAATCTCCCGGATTTGACGTTGCTGGCGGGATATTCGGGTCAGATTTGGCAGGTCACCAATTTTAGTGGCAGCGGGGCGCTCACCGTTAGTATTGCCAATGTGCCGGAGCCCACACGGGTTTTGTTGTTGGCTGGTGGGATGCTGGGCTGGTGGTGGCGGCGGCGGCGGTGGCGGTGGGTGGGTGGTTTGATTTGGACGGGTGAATGA
- a CDS encoding polysaccharide pyruvyl transferase family protein, giving the protein MISAASSPSSRRHFIKATGLALGASSLPSLSQSPAIKKTVLLHSAWAVKNIGDIGHTPGTLRVLEQHLPDVHIILWAAHVNEPVEAMLRTRFPKVEIVQGKLTENDGPVQKAIARADFFMRNSGMGQDTTFMVHCRKVGKPYGLYGQSYFTDMVSGEGAETRIDHLNNASFIYTRESKTLAILKAANVKTPVLEFGPDGCFGIDVRDETRGLARMKKHGLEDRKFITIQLRTHTPTSPGVDDNRPQKLNPLNPTPQMIADDERRAKVYQDLITMWVKKTGLKVLIAPEVYKEMEHNKRFIYDKLPPEIQQHVVNLDEFWNADEAASVFARAHTVVCHEPHSPIIALANGTPIIHTYSEFHSPKCWMFQDIGLSEWLPEFDSTPAEKMFEILMSIHNDYEGALAKVEKAMAFVHQKQAEGMQTLKKLIS; this is encoded by the coding sequence ATGATTTCCGCAGCTTCCTCCCCTTCCTCTCGCCGCCACTTCATTAAAGCCACCGGACTCGCCCTCGGCGCCTCCTCGCTTCCGTCCCTCTCCCAGTCCCCCGCAATCAAAAAAACCGTCCTCCTCCACTCCGCCTGGGCTGTTAAAAACATTGGCGACATCGGCCATACCCCCGGCACCCTTCGCGTCCTCGAACAACATCTTCCCGACGTCCACATCATTCTTTGGGCCGCCCACGTCAACGAGCCTGTCGAAGCCATGCTGCGCACCCGATTCCCCAAAGTCGAGATCGTCCAAGGCAAGCTCACTGAAAACGACGGACCCGTCCAAAAAGCCATCGCCCGCGCCGACTTCTTCATGCGCAACTCCGGCATGGGCCAGGACACCACCTTCATGGTCCACTGCCGCAAGGTCGGCAAACCCTACGGCCTCTACGGCCAGTCGTATTTCACCGACATGGTCAGTGGCGAAGGCGCGGAAACCCGCATTGATCACCTCAATAACGCCTCCTTCATCTACACCCGCGAATCCAAAACTCTCGCCATCCTCAAAGCCGCCAACGTCAAAACGCCCGTCCTCGAATTCGGACCCGACGGTTGCTTCGGTATCGACGTGCGCGACGAAACACGCGGCCTTGCCCGCATGAAAAAGCACGGACTCGAAGACCGCAAATTCATCACCATCCAACTCCGCACCCACACCCCCACCAGCCCCGGTGTCGACGACAATCGTCCGCAAAAACTCAACCCTCTCAACCCCACTCCACAGATGATCGCGGACGACGAACGCCGCGCCAAGGTCTACCAGGACCTCATCACCATGTGGGTCAAAAAAACTGGCCTCAAAGTCCTCATCGCCCCCGAAGTTTACAAGGAAATGGAGCACAACAAACGCTTCATCTACGACAAACTTCCTCCCGAGATCCAGCAGCACGTCGTCAACCTCGACGAATTCTGGAACGCCGACGAAGCCGCCTCCGTTTTCGCCCGCGCCCACACCGTCGTCTGCCACGAACCGCATTCCCCCATCATCGCATTGGCAAACGGCACTCCCATCATCCACACCTATTCCGAATTTCACTCGCCCAAATGCTGGATGTTCCAGGACATCGGTCTCTCTGAATGGCTGCCCGAATTCGACAGCACCCCCGCCGAAAAAATGTTCGAGATCCTCATGAGCATCCACAACGACTACGAAGGCGCCCTTGCCAAGGTTGAAAAAGCCATGGCATTCGTGCACCAGAAGCAAGCCGAGGGCATGCAGACTCTCAAAAAGCTCATCTCATAA
- a CDS encoding creatininase family protein, translated as MKPKTVFLDEMTNPELEEFLKRHHTVFIPVGATEQHGPHSPLGTDVFLPKEIARRVALERGDVVVAPALPYTLSYPHQGFVGEFSLRIETFMAVIRDVAVSFAKSGFKRIVFLNGHFDNTYALAYACAQAAPDMPADAKAFPFNHWDGYTAEQMQAFGMHAGVGETSMVMAINPDWVDAEKLNVEHPRFPESKTKSAALHTAFFYSSPGSVYRITESGTWGDATGATAEKGEAFLEQGTRSVIELLEDMERMLAETPIR; from the coding sequence ATGAAGCCAAAAACTGTTTTTCTTGATGAGATGACCAATCCGGAACTGGAGGAGTTCCTGAAACGTCATCACACCGTGTTCATTCCGGTGGGCGCGACGGAGCAGCATGGCCCGCATTCTCCGCTGGGCACGGATGTGTTTTTGCCGAAGGAGATTGCGCGTAGGGTGGCGTTGGAGAGGGGTGATGTGGTGGTGGCTCCGGCGTTGCCGTATACGTTGTCGTATCCGCATCAGGGGTTTGTGGGCGAGTTCAGTTTGCGGATTGAAACGTTCATGGCGGTGATTCGTGATGTGGCGGTGTCGTTTGCGAAGAGTGGGTTCAAGAGGATCGTGTTTTTGAATGGTCATTTCGACAACACGTATGCGCTGGCCTATGCCTGTGCGCAGGCGGCACCGGACATGCCGGCGGATGCGAAGGCGTTTCCGTTCAACCATTGGGATGGATACACGGCGGAGCAGATGCAGGCATTCGGCATGCATGCGGGGGTGGGGGAGACCTCGATGGTAATGGCGATCAATCCCGATTGGGTTGACGCCGAGAAGTTGAATGTGGAGCATCCGCGATTTCCGGAGTCGAAGACGAAATCGGCGGCCTTGCACACGGCGTTTTTTTATTCGAGTCCGGGCAGTGTTTATCGGATCACTGAGAGTGGCACTTGGGGCGATGCAACGGGGGCGACCGCGGAGAAGGGGGAGGCGTTTTTGGAACAGGGAACGCGATCGGTGATTGAGCTGCTGGAGGACATGGAGCGCATGCTGGCGGAGACGCCGATTCGGTGA
- a CDS encoding transporter substrate-binding domain-containing protein yields MRLILLFCLTLLTGCNPGPSNALRVGMELNYPPFETQDSSGKPDGVSVKIAEALAADLGRPLTIVPMEFGSLTTALKSGNIDLIISSLTATDERRQTIDFSEPYAFTALALLVAKDSPIQSIDDLKSPDRRLAVKSSTTGESWATKNLPNTKRTAFSEDAACVLEVIQGRADAFLYDQLSIYRYQKKNPDTTRALLKPFTEETWAIGLAKGTPDLLQQINAFLTKFRASGGFEKLAEQYLSEEKAAMQAAGIPFMLR; encoded by the coding sequence ATGCGCCTCATCCTTCTTTTTTGCCTGACGCTCCTGACCGGCTGCAATCCCGGCCCATCCAATGCCCTTCGCGTCGGCATGGAACTCAACTACCCCCCGTTTGAAACCCAGGACAGCTCCGGCAAACCCGATGGCGTCAGCGTCAAAATCGCCGAAGCCCTCGCCGCCGATCTCGGCCGCCCCCTCACCATCGTCCCCATGGAATTCGGCAGCCTCACCACCGCCCTCAAATCCGGCAACATCGACCTCATCATCTCCTCCCTCACCGCCACCGACGAACGCCGCCAGACCATCGACTTCTCCGAACCCTACGCCTTCACCGCTCTTGCCCTGCTGGTTGCCAAAGATTCCCCCATCCAGTCCATCGACGACCTCAAGTCCCCCGACCGCCGCCTCGCCGTCAAATCCTCCACCACCGGCGAATCCTGGGCCACCAAAAACCTTCCCAACACCAAGCGCACCGCCTTTTCCGAAGACGCCGCCTGCGTCCTCGAAGTCATTCAGGGCCGCGCCGACGCCTTCCTCTACGACCAATTGAGCATCTACCGTTACCAAAAGAAAAATCCCGACACCACCCGCGCCCTCCTCAAGCCTTTCACCGAGGAAACTTGGGCCATCGGCCTCGCCAAAGGCACCCCCGATCTCCTTCAGCAGATCAACGCCTTCCTCACCAAGTTCCGAGCCAGTGGCGGTTTCGAAAAACTCGCCGAGCAATACCTCTCCGAAGAAAAGGCCGCCATGCAAGCCGCCGGAATCCCTTTCATGCTGAGATAA